The following are from one region of the Corythoichthys intestinalis isolate RoL2023-P3 chromosome 17, ASM3026506v1, whole genome shotgun sequence genome:
- the si:ch73-311h14.2 gene encoding uncharacterized protein si:ch73-311h14.2, with amino-acid sequence MPTKHCCYGTCKNDSRYYDRPHMKDVFFIRFPKPKTQRDKCERWIDLCGRPRYQFNASKVKSFTFICSKHFVGGHGPTDENPDPLPAIVCSEEVEHTVGRKRIETTLQPIASTPSPKRIKMLDSENTLDAASFSLDPHMMPPLDVSDTEDKAVNSVGIQTDAPETSKCSKVMVDVGCQTIYDKNTLKSKIEDIILKNEETIIAIKALIS; translated from the exons ATGCCTACTAAACACTGCTGTTATGGAACTTGTAAAAATGACTCTAGATATtacgaccgtccacatatgaaggatgttttcttcattcgtttcccgaagccaaaaactcagagggatAAATGTGAACGATGGATcgacttgtgcggacgtccaagataccagtttaacgccagcaaggtgaagtcattcaccttcatatgtagtaaacattttgttgggggccatggtcctacagatgagaatcctgatccattgcctgccatAGTCTGCtctgaagag GTTGAACATACTGTCGGGCGCAAGAGAATAGAAACAACACTACAACCAATTGCAAGCACTCCATCgccaaaaagaataaaaatgttGGACTCTGAAAACACTCTTGATGCAGCAAGCTTCTCGTTGGATCCCCATATGATGCCACCTCTAGATGTTAGTGACACAGAAGATAAGGCA GTTAACTCTGTTGGGATTCAAACAGATGCTCCGGAAACCTCCAAATGTTCAAAAGTCATGGTGGATGTTGGCTGTCAGACTATATATGACAAAAACACGTTGAAGTCCAAGATTGAGGACATCATACTAAAGAATGAAGAAACTATAATCGCGATCAAGGCCCTCATTTCCTGA
- the kmt5aa gene encoding N-lysine methyltransferase KMT5A-A has product MNGEIVCSQHCVTVSSCPSEHDNKVAQEGRCSPERCQRNDIQRPEDGQIANGIGSCDSPDEEKQPSSCRSDECTPALKLQCRLQPAPDRPPALHSSNRSSAMPRRHQPKKAPAKNTRGKNSQNRKVTDYFSIRRSSRKSKTELKCEQKHLIDHLIINGIEEGMQVRHMEGKGRAVFAARQFRKGQYVVEYHGDLLEMADAKKREAEYAQNPETGCYMYYFQYLCKTYCVDATKETNRLGRLINHSKSGNLQTKLHDVDGAPHLILVASRDIDEGEELLYDYGDRSKASIAAHPWLKH; this is encoded by the exons ATGAACGGG GAAATTGTATGCAGCCAACACTGTGTCACCGTTTCAAGCTGTCCTTCAGAGCATGACAACAAGGTGGCACAGGAGGGACGGTGTTCTCCGGAACGCTGCCAGAGGAATGATATCCAAAGGCCGGAAGATG GCCAGATAGCAAACGGTATTGGCTCTTGCGACTCTCCAGATGAGGAAAAGCAGCCTTCATCTTGCCGCTCAGATGAATGTACGCCCGCTTTAAAGCTTCAATGTCGCCTCCAGCCTGCTCCCGACAGGCCTCCCGCCTTGCACAGCAGCAACCGAAGCTCAGCAATGCCCCGCCGCCACCAGCCAAAGAAAGCCCCGGCCAAGAA CACCCGAGGGAAGAACTCTCAGAATCGGAAAGTTACGGACTACTTTTCAATAAGACGCAGTTCACGAAAAAGTAAAACGGAGCTCAAG TGTGAACAGAAGCACCTGATTGACCATCTCATTATAAACGGGATAGAGGAAGGAATGCAG gtgcGGCACATGGAGGGAAAGGGGCGAGCTGTGTTCGCCGCACGACAGTTCCGCAAAGGCCAGTACGTGGTGGAGTACCACGGAGATCTTTTGGAGATGGCGGACGCCAAAAAGCGGGAGGCGGAGTACGCCCAGAACCCAGAGACGGGCTGTTACATGTACTACTTTCAGTACCTCTGCAAAACGTACTG CGTGGATGCCACCAAAGAGACCAATCGACTGGGGCGTCTGATCAATCACAGCAAGAGCGGCAATCTGCAAACCAAACTGCACGACGTGGACGGCGCCCCGCATCTCATCCTGGTGGCGTCGCGGGACATCGATGAGGGGGAAGAGCTGCTCTACGACTACGGCGACCGTAGCAAGGCGTCCATCGCCGCGCACCCGTGGCTCAAACACTAA